A single region of the Gossypium arboreum isolate Shixiya-1 chromosome 12, ASM2569848v2, whole genome shotgun sequence genome encodes:
- the LOC108478816 gene encoding pathogenesis-related protein 1-like yields MEFSKVSTLALTCLVGLVLVLPSHAQDSHQDYLNAHNTARAAVGVGPMTWDDTVAAYAENYAKQRMADCNLVHSSGPYGENLAWGSADLSGTDAVNMWVNEKADYDYSSNSCAAGKVCGHYTQVVWRDSVHLGCAKVKCNNGGTFIGCNYSPPGNFVGQKPY; encoded by the coding sequence ATGGAGTTTTCAAAGGTTTCTACCCTAGCTCTTACTTGTCTCGTGGGGTTAGTCTTGGTCCTTCCCTCCCATGCCCAAGACTCACACCAAGACTACCTCAACGCTCACAACACAGCTCGAGCGGCTGTCGGCGTTGGTCCCATGACTTGGGACGACACCGTAGCTGCCTATGCAGAGAACTATGCTAAGCAGCGCATGGCTGATTGCAACCTTGTGCACTCCAGTGGACCTTATGGTGAGAACCTTGCTTGGGGCAGTGCTGACCTCTCGGGAACCGATGCTGTAAATATGTGGGTTAATGAGAAGGCCGACTACGATTACAGCTCTAACAGTTGCGCAGCAGGTAAGGTTTGCGGGCATTATACTCAAGTGGTTTGGCGCGACTCTGTCCATCTTGGTTGTGCTAAGGTGAAGTGCAACAATGGCGGTACTTTCATTGGTTGCAACTATTCTCCTCCAGGCAATTTCGTCGGTCAAAAACCTTACTAA